From the Ferrimicrobium acidiphilum DSM 19497 genome, one window contains:
- a CDS encoding cobyric acid synthase: MTSLPGKGVLIAGTGSNVGKSLIVTGLLRWCHQRGIMVAPFKGQNMALNSAVAVDGGEVARAQAVQARAAGVDLSVLMNPVLIKPTAPSRSQLIVGGQPIGEIGSGNWVATKRELLTRVVSAYEELSLSHELVIAEGAGSAAEINLFDGDLANLRFAKAAGIGAVVVGDLEPGGVFASIYGHFTLIPDQYRAILRGFIINRVRGDGAILEAGIETLVGRLQTQWFGNLPIIEGYLPGEDAINLGVTRLAASTTESTSASHVSQGHLRVCVVEVPYLANYTDFDPLILEAEVDLRFVRRPDDLIDADLVILPGTKATVYALEWLRANGFVPALERLLDRGGWLLGVCGGYQMLATDIEDSVESSVGHVDGIGMLRAKVVFCEEKVLANVVGSAPSFGDASITGYQIHHGRVNAREDPLFRLTAKPRTAEVSGQLHLMEEGACRDGQVYGTSIHGIFDDDSFRTSFLSSLARARDRVFVSHLCFEIFVEKSIDHLAEVLDTSLDVERLLALDQLGR; the protein is encoded by the coding sequence TACAGGGTTACTGCGTTGGTGCCATCAGAGAGGGATTATGGTTGCGCCCTTCAAGGGGCAGAATATGGCGCTCAACTCTGCGGTTGCGGTTGACGGCGGTGAGGTTGCGCGAGCCCAGGCCGTGCAGGCTCGTGCAGCGGGGGTCGACTTATCGGTCTTGATGAACCCGGTGTTGATTAAGCCAACCGCTCCGTCACGCTCGCAGCTGATCGTGGGTGGTCAGCCTATCGGTGAGATAGGCAGCGGTAACTGGGTGGCTACTAAACGAGAGTTGCTAACGAGGGTGGTTAGTGCCTATGAGGAGCTTTCCTTGAGCCACGAGCTCGTCATCGCCGAAGGCGCTGGGTCAGCCGCAGAGATCAACTTGTTCGATGGAGACTTAGCTAACCTCCGTTTCGCTAAGGCTGCTGGAATCGGGGCGGTGGTGGTTGGAGATCTCGAGCCTGGTGGTGTTTTTGCCTCGATCTATGGCCACTTCACGCTCATTCCAGATCAGTATCGAGCGATCTTGCGAGGTTTTATCATCAACCGTGTTCGTGGAGACGGTGCGATTCTCGAGGCGGGCATCGAGACGCTGGTAGGGCGACTCCAGACGCAATGGTTCGGCAATCTGCCAATAATCGAGGGTTATCTTCCAGGAGAGGATGCGATCAATCTTGGGGTCACACGGCTAGCTGCGTCCACGACAGAGTCGACGTCAGCGTCGCACGTTAGCCAGGGTCATCTCAGGGTCTGCGTGGTGGAGGTGCCGTACTTGGCCAACTACACCGATTTTGATCCGCTCATCCTGGAGGCGGAGGTTGATCTTCGCTTTGTCCGTCGACCTGATGACCTAATCGACGCTGACCTAGTGATCTTGCCGGGGACAAAGGCGACCGTTTATGCACTCGAGTGGTTGCGGGCCAATGGATTTGTACCGGCGTTGGAGAGGTTGCTAGATAGAGGTGGTTGGCTCCTTGGCGTCTGTGGTGGATACCAGATGCTGGCGACGGATATCGAGGACTCGGTTGAGTCATCGGTTGGCCACGTCGACGGTATTGGCATGCTCCGGGCCAAGGTGGTCTTCTGCGAAGAGAAGGTGTTGGCAAACGTCGTTGGGTCGGCACCGAGCTTTGGGGACGCGAGCATCACTGGCTACCAGATCCATCATGGAAGGGTAAACGCAAGAGAGGATCCGCTTTTTCGGTTGACGGCTAAACCGAGAACCGCAGAGGTAAGCGGTCAGCTTCACTTGATGGAGGAGGGGGCTTGTCGTGATGGCCAAGTCTACGGCACAAGCATCCATGGCATCTTCGATGACGATAGTTTTCGAACCTCATTTCTCTCCTCTCTTGCCCGAGCACGCGATCGTGTCTTCGTGAGTCACCTGTGCTTTGAGATCTTTGTCGAAAAGAGTATCGATCATCTTGCCGAGGTGCTCGACACGAGTCTTGATGTAGAGCGACTTCTAGCTCTCGACCAACTGGGCCGCTAG